ATGCCTCGATCACTTTTAaaattcgtaaaaaaaaaagtcacattAAAATTCagcattttcaaatatatataattttaaataatcatttcaatataaaatcttAGTTTATTAAAtgggattttaaaaataagtttttagtaTCTAGAAAAAACTTTATAACTAGAAACTTATATGTATCATTACTTTTACAtgccaaaactttaattttatctagTGAAGAACTCAAAATTATAGGATTTATACTTGTTATTAATGATATcacttcaaaaaacaattatttggtGAAGCTTCGTGAATGATTTTATACTATTATAGTATATGACCAAACattttaaactaataattttaaattttaaattaagaaattaagacatgacaaacttaaatttttaaattaatacatgaAAGGTTCTTTGATatggaaatatatattatattagtacTTTTGGCTACATATTGTAAGATTCCAttgttttgataatattttttttacaatttattgtttttgtgcaACCTTAATTTATAAATGCAAATGAAAATACCGATAGAATATTTCAGTTGGTAAATTGCAATgaattttatcaacaaaatattcTCTTGCTATTTCCATCAGTAAacaccaataaaatatttactctgtatatatcaagaaaagaagaaattaaaaaaaaagacaaaataccgatagaatttaagaaaaacaagtgcgaatatttttttcaaagtcaaaCCTCTTTTTAACAATCATCTAGGTTACATTTAAACCCGCATGTCTTGATTTTTGgtgtcattttttattctttgattttttttcttgaaacattACTAAATCAACTAGATCATATCTGGATAACTTTcttgtaatttaattaaaaatttaaacttgaaaagaaTTTGAGTTGAGAATTTCAAATTTAACTTGTTgaatcttatttaataaaaatatctcatattttaaaaaaaatattatttcaactcaaaaaataaagtagTTACATTACCAAAAGATAACCATAAAAGGTTTAAAAATGCGGGTGAATCGTTTAAAAATTGACCAAGGAGAAACTTGACCACTTGgagacaaatatatatatatatatatatatataaagaacaaCTAGTAATTactaaataatattaacataatcAATCAAAGAAATGAATATCAGCTTTTGCTGGGAAACGAAAATATTTAAGTGTGGTTGAATTCTATGATCCAATATTCAAGGTATGAAACAATTACATTGcatatgtttcaaaaataaaaaataaaaaaattacatacaaATCTAGGATGCTTTGTGCATAGCATCTTTATTCGAAGACTATCttacaaagtaaaaaattatttcttccaaattttatttgcatctaataatttaattttcaataataaaacaacaaatgaatAGTCAAATTATTTATGAATCATGTCCATTTTTGAGCAGTAGCTTTAATTTCCAACAGCTGACTTAGCCTCACGAAGATGCTTCTCCCTCGAGAGTAATTTAGCCAACCTacaccaacaaaacaaaaacttaataaataaataaaagaataaaagaataatcaaGATGAAACAAAGAGtattattcattcatttatacTTTCTGAGAGCCTCTTCATTAGTCATCTTATTGATAGGTTCGAAGACTCCAGTAGCCAAATTCACCCTTGAAACTGGCTTCTTCAACAATTCCTCGCCCACTTTCACAAGATTCTCCAAGTTCTCTTTCGTGGCAACATCCACAGATGAAAGCGTTCCGGTCAATGTGTCATCCTGCATTGATTTTTCACACGTATTATAAGGTTAGATTTCCCCACTTTGCttcatgaataaataattaagcACCTGAATTAGCATGATAAATAAGCACCTGAATTCGAAGATAATTTTCCTCAGAGTTGAGGGCTTGAAAAACAGTGGAGATATGAAAATCAACCATGTCAGCACTAGCTTGTGTGAAAACATCCACTAATGGAGTAGAATGATCACTAGTCAACCATCCCAAGAGACCCCATTTAGCTGCTTCTTCTGCATCGTACTTTTCTTCTGATTTTGCTGTACCAGTGCCCAGGGACAGGACTAGAAATCGGCCATATTCCATTGGGTTCATGCGGTAGGAGTCAGGTCCCTCCCGATTGATTGCTTTTGAAACTTCACTGATGGCAACTAAAGTCTGATCAAATtccaaaaagaaatgaatgataTAAGATTCTTTATTAATAGAAGCTCAAGAAGTGTTTGAAGATTGATAAATCATAAACATACTGGATTGTTTGCTGCCACACCACCATCAATAAGATTGAAATCTCTAACTTTGCCCGATGGATCTTTGGTTTCAAAATAATGGGCAGGAAGATAAGTCGGGGCAGCTGAAGTTCCAATGCAGATATCAGACAAAAGGGCATCCGTCGATGGGTTATTCTTCACATTATAGGTAGAAAAGATAGTTGGCTGGAGGCGCTtgatgtcaaaagttgggatcacAATATTTGTCAATGTCTGGTGCAGCCATGTATCTCCCAACTTTTCCTTGACAATACTATGCAAGAATTTGCCATCATACTTTGGTCCTCTCAGAGTCTTTACCAGATTTGCAGCCGAGGCAAACGGAGAGCTATTAGCACACAATGGTTAAATTAGTATCTTCATGGATAAAAATCAGTTGTAATACAATAATTGATCATCAGAATTAATTATCACCTGTCTTGAGGAAATATTTTAGGGCAGTTCTCAAGGTAGAAGTCATTGATGTCTTTAGCAGCAAACAAAGGGCGGTTTAGCTTATTCGGTGCAGCTAGCATAGCCGTCACGAGGCCGCCAGTGCTAGTCCCTGAAATCACATCAAAGTAGTCTGCAAGCCTTGCATCTGCACCATCCAGCTTCTGTAAATTTGAATAGAAAAGCTAATCAGTGATACAAACAGGAGATAAAACTATAAGTGTGTCAAAATAAACGAACATCacagttctatatatatatacacattgaTGCATGTAAAACTCTTTAGTGTTAAACTTACGTCACGCATTcaacttaattgtttttattatatatgataTGTACCCGAAAACACAAAAGCACGCAAGATCTTGCATGCATTAGTATACGTGCTAAAAGAGCCCGTTTTCTTTTCTACCTGAAGCTCAGACTCTAAAAAGGCAAGGATAGTTCCTGGTATAATGCCTCTTATTCCACCTCCATCGATGCTAAGAACAGTGATCTGGTTTCCACGAGTTGGAGGTTGAATGGGAGATCTTGGAGTTTGCATGTTAgccatattaaaaaacaaatgctgAAAATGTAATGAGGGAATCAAGAGACCTAGGAAGTGGAAGAGTTGAAGAGGTTTATTGTAAACTTTCTGGGAGCTTGATGAGAGATTGCTAGTATACTCAAATGTAGTTTAAGTGTTGTAACCCTGCAATCTGCCAAAGGGGGATGCTGAGGTATTTATAGACTTCTAACCCTTCATGGTGTTTGGAATTTTCAACAAATTCCCAAGACTTTACTCACCCAAATTTGACCATTCTGTAGTTTCCTGGATGGGCCGGGAACAATTTTGAATGGATCCTACTTGTCTGTACTTATCACAAACAGTTCTTAGCTGACACGGTTCAAGTTGGACCACTTACAAATTGGGTCCAAGGGTACAATTGAACATTCCAAATTCTCAAATCAAAGAAAGCAGACACTAAAATTAGAATGGTAGGTATTTTGCTGGCACTAAAAGTTAGTTGATGAAGATCATTAGTGCAACTGGTTGGATTTGAACATGTTATTTCCCCCAATTTGATTCCTAATGGCCATTAAGGTTTAGTTtaatgctttcttttggttaaaGACTTCAAGCATCTATTTTTGAAGAAACAACTCCTGTTAGCATCAAATTGGGATTTTGCGAAAGTTATAACCAAAGGGACCGACGAATTCATGTCAGAAAAAGGACATTGCTTTTGGACAAAGGGTTATGAACTCAGATTTTTAATAGCTTTGTGGGTGAAAGAACAAAGGACCAAGCTTCGTGATACGTGTCTTAGCCGATGACCGATCAAACAAAAccattaatataatattgcaTTCAAGGAAAATTAATTGGATTATCACACTTATAGAATGTGCGTGTGATTATCAATTTGCTCATTTCGACTTTTCATTACATCGTCACCTTCCAAGCTTCATTTTGTTTGCGTCTATTCAGCATTTTCTGAACTTCCATACACACCATGCCTAAAAGGTGATTTCAATGGATCGAAAACAATATTAATCTGAAGCAAAGTCTTCAATTGTCTTGATAGGATCATAACTGcctgttaataataaaaaaattaatcaactcaatagctttttagatttaaaatttatacaatcacacattacattaatttttattaattagaatctggatgataatatttaagtttatgATCTCTTAGTTAATTAGGTTGTGATaccataacaaaaaatattgcaagATATAGTGgcttcaattcattttttcgtattattttttctattgtatGAGACCGTCGCCTTTTACGAAttgaaattcatatattttgaaGTCGGACATTTGATTCATTATTTAGGGTTTGAATCAAAGCATATGATTTCAATGTGCTTGATTAACAAGAAAGTGCatcaatctaataaataaatattttcaatccAATGGGATTTTTATCAATCATGCCACTAAGTTGCATCACCTAATCATTCTAAGCTACAATTCACGTGTAGTCTCAACTGCAAGTCTCGCAACATATATTATTCTTTCTAGTTAACtagcatttgtttttctaattgcaTGGATAAGGAAGACGCCACTGAAACACTAATGGATGATATTactgatgaaatgaaaaaaattatttctatagataatttttattcatgaagTAAAATAATCACTGGCAGATTATTATTGTAAACCCCCATAGAATTTACTCTcgataaaattgttaaattttgtAGTGATTTCTACATCTCCACATGCTGATTTACCCAAATGAAAAGTAATAATATAGAGATCTGATTGCAAAGgttatttatcataaaaactaaattgttattttttataaaaatacaaggaccaaaatgacTTCCTAAATAACCAaggttttaaacaaaaataagattCTTGAATATTATAAGTACTGGAATGAAACTTTGTGACatatccaaattttttttcacaaaaatgaCATCACCTAAgagctttttataatttgtatgttGTGATAAAAAATAcctctaattaaaattattaaatatttaaaataattttaagaattttctaATCTATttctgatatttaaatatcagcctatttatattaattatcatttGAATTTCCAGTCCAATTCCATGTCAAGGAATAATTCAGTACCTGAATATTCAGTACCTGGCTGTTTGTTTCATCACCACATATCACACAAGCATGAAGTTTCCATGCATGAAaattgtttgttaattttttcaagacaaAAGGACACGCGATGGTCAAAATATTGTTCCCAGCAGCCTCACAGAAGGATAGGGTTTGAGGTCT
This DNA window, taken from Populus alba chromosome 17, ASM523922v2, whole genome shotgun sequence, encodes the following:
- the LOC118031712 gene encoding patatin-like protein 2, which encodes MANMQTPRSPIQPPTRGNQITVLSIDGGGIRGIIPGTILAFLESELQKLDGADARLADYFDVISGTSTGGLVTAMLAAPNKLNRPLFAAKDINDFYLENCPKIFPQDSSPFASAANLVKTLRGPKYDGKFLHSIVKEKLGDTWLHQTLTNIVIPTFDIKRLQPTIFSTYNVKNNPSTDALLSDICIGTSAAPTYLPAHYFETKDPSGKVRDFNLIDGGVAANNPTLVAISEVSKAINREGPDSYRMNPMEYGRFLVLSLGTGTAKSEEKYDAEEAAKWGLLGWLTSDHSTPLVDVFTQASADMVDFHISTVFQALNSEENYLRIQDDTLTGTLSSVDVATKENLENLVKVGEELLKKPVSRVNLATGVFEPINKMTNEEALRKLAKLLSREKHLREAKSAVGN